The proteins below come from a single Halostagnicola larsenii XH-48 genomic window:
- a CDS encoding 50S ribosomal protein L13: MSYAEFDADVVVDARDCILGRVASQVAQRALDGETVAVVNAEDAVITGDRDDVIGTYRTRTQLSSDQGPAYPRRPDMIFKRSIRGMLPHKKPRGREAFEGVRVYVGNPYENDDDREAEILEDTSLDRLSNIRFVHLHEVAEQLGANVTW; the protein is encoded by the coding sequence GTCGTCGACGCTCGAGACTGTATCCTCGGTCGCGTGGCCAGCCAGGTCGCACAGCGCGCACTGGACGGCGAAACGGTCGCCGTGGTCAACGCCGAAGATGCGGTCATCACCGGCGACAGAGACGACGTTATCGGGACCTACCGGACGCGAACGCAGCTCAGTTCAGATCAGGGGCCGGCGTACCCGCGACGTCCGGACATGATCTTCAAGCGATCCATCCGTGGGATGTTGCCACACAAGAAACCGCGCGGCCGCGAGGCGTTCGAAGGCGTCCGCGTCTACGTCGGCAACCCCTACGAGAACGACGACGACCGCGAGGCAGAGATCCTCGAGGACACGTCGCTCGATCGCCTCTCGAACATCCGCTTCGTTCACCTTCACGAAGTCGCAGAACAGTTAGGTGCTAACGTCACATGGTAA